The Brachyhypopomus gauderio isolate BG-103 chromosome 1, BGAUD_0.2, whole genome shotgun sequence genome includes the window TCTGGACGCTCACACGGGTGTCAAGGCCCACAATGGGCGGCCCAACATCTCGTATGGACTCATGACAGATTTTGATTCATGGGATAGCCCAGGCTCTGTCACGACAAAATTACCCCTATCAAAATGCCAGCATTTTCACATTCATCAGCTCACACTCTTAAAATCCCCAACGCTCCAGGCTCACCCCATCTTAAAAATGAATGTGATAAAAGGTACTAGTAAAAAACATAATGCACCATATACAAGACCCCACACATGCAGATTAATAGATGTAGTTCAGTAAAATCCCTAATTTCCTACAATGGACAAGCATGGCTGGGCACAAACAATTTGTAACTACAGATCACGAGGTTTAAGTACACACACCAATTAACAGTGGAAATTAGAACTTCTAGACAAATAAACCCACAAAAATGGATCACAAACCACTTTCTAACACCTGTGCCAAAACACGCACAGATGATACTCCAATTTTCTCAAGAGCAAATCACAAAAATAGTTCAACCATACTTGGCTAAATCCTACCAGTTAGGGCCACCAGCCCAGTGCTACATTCTGAGTCAGCTTCATGCTGCTTCAGCATGGTCTCAATGAAAGGGAAGGACCTTAAGCCATGTCCACGTCCTTATCCTGCCCCATTCTAAGCTCACGATGCTTTTCTTCTTGCCAACTGCTGTCTGAAGTGCTCCACCTGATACTGATTTCTCAATGAATAATTCGAAAGATTGCGTCAATCTACACAAAAGTCCCTTGGTGTCATGGTGTCAGCTTGCTGCATTCTTCACACCCATCCCATGGGTTCTATTGTTAGACAACACTGCACCTTTACAGTAATTAAGCTCGCATGTTAGTGAATTACGAGTCAAGTAATGGAGTGAGAATATTGTTACAATCCCTTGATGGCCGTGACTTGGCATCACTGGACATGAATTATATAACTACCACAAATAGTGCAGTTGGCTTATGGCTAAAGGAACTGGAGTTTTACAgggtcaaatatacatgttTGGAATATTTCAAATTAACTTTAAATTTACATTAAACAATGTCTGCATTTTCTAACTTGCACAAAAGTCCTTTAGTTGTCTTTATAATCACAATAGTTGAATTATTTTCATCAGCTGGTTTATTTCATACTTCAACAGGCACAATGAGCCAAACTACAGTCAAACTGTTGATAAGCAGTCTGACTGTAGTTTGTGGTGACTGTTCTATGACCGTCTATGCCCTCTTGACAACTTGGTCAAGAGGCTGCAACCAGGGCACTAATGTTAGTTCTCCTCCAAAACAGTGCTACTTGGAATTTCTGAGACAGTGTTGACATCCACCATGTAAAACTAAACACCACTTTCATCTTAAATTACAGAAAATTCTAGAACATAGTACTATACTATTTCAGAGAAAAACGCTTTTGTTTGTTAGCAACAGAGGTTACCCTCAGTTTTAATGTAGTATGCAGCCAAACAAACTAATAGTCTTCCAGAACATCTCAGAGCTGCTCTGTGACTGGGCTCTTTGTACACTCTCACTTTTCAGGCAATAGTTTAGGTGGCTTGAAATAGCTGTGACTAGCACCAGATGTTAACCATCTACAATTAACTCCTGTACTTGAGATTCATTTTAAACTCAAACATTTATAAATCTTTTTACAAGTCTATTCAATGTTTGTTGGCAAAGAGCATGCTGGGATTGTACCTGTCCTGTTTAGCCTTCCACCTTTTCCATTTGTTTAAAACAAATCAAAGATTTTCTTAGCCTATTTTTATGACACCGATTGTCTATCAGTTGGCTTAAGCATTTTCCAAACCCAAGTGCAAATTGGCACGTTGaaattgttaaaaatacagACATTTAAAGCTGAGGATGCATTGTTTCAGGAGTTTTCTGCTTTGTATaggttaaccctaaccttagCCGCAGCCCTAACCCTAGGCTTATCACAGCCCGCCTGCATCCCCACAAGATGCTGGTCACGTCCACTTACAAACACCCACTGAAATGTTCTGCTAGCATAATTCAGTATACTTACTGAGTGTGCACTAGTAACCCATTTACCCCAGCCAAAACCTATAATATCCACCATTACCAACCACAACCTCTGCAACGTATGATACCAAATTGGAGCCGtagtggagaaaaaaaaaaatatggaCAGCATAAATCAATAGTGAGCCATTTGGTACAGTTTGAGATTGCAGAGTAATAGAAATGCTATGTGAAATTTGTGAGTGCCATGTATTGAAGTTCAGTGTTAGTTTAATATGAAGTGCAATAAACTTGGTGTGTGAGGTTTTCACGCAGGAAGAACATACCTTCTTAGAAACAGAAGAGACATTCATCCCAAAGCGTGCAGCTCTCTTCTTTAACACTTCAACGTCCACCTGATACAGGGGGTAGGGTCAATAATTTAGAAAGGCTCAATAGATATTACAAACAGTTATTCAAAGAATTTAAAGAGATGCAACTTGAAACAGTGCTAACAATGTAGCATTCAAGAAAGTACCAATTTGACTTTTCAGGCAACCTTTCCATTCGCCTCATAATGAAGTTTCCAAACAGGACACCCTTTACATATTACATTGTAGCCACCTATAATATGCTAGCTTTAGCAAAGACCATTGGTTGACTATAAATATAACATTCCCACTGATGACCAATTACAACAGAGATCTTAAATGTTTAAGCAATGTGGAAGTACATGACAACTTCAGGGATAGTGACAACAACCGATATATATGACCGTGATCCTGAATCCTGTAAAGCACAAGCATTCACACCACCAAATGTAGAGATGTGTTCAACAACAAAACCTCCAACAACAAAGTCTCCATATCTATTGAATATTTTACATGCAGGTGAAAGATTTTAGTTTTTCGTTTAATAAATAAACTATGAGAATCAAGAATGTTATACTTACATTTGTATTCAGAGCAGCGCCTATGAAACAGAGGATTAGCCATTAGACCAAAATAAAAGTAAGTCTTAACAAAACTAAGAATTGTCCATCATGCACCTCACCTTTTGAGGCTGCCGATGCAGTTTCCGGCAAGCCAAACCTGATGGAAGACAAAGGGTTAAATTACCTACAAATAAAACTGAATTCTAAACAAAAAATGCCAGTGTTGCATTCAAGCAGCACTTGAAATGAATCTGATGGCTGACTGTGTGAGAACCAGAAGCCTAGGAAATGATGCGCCACGTGGCCAAAGcgctgtcacccccccccccccccccccccccaatccccagAGAAGACCGCACCTGGCAGCTCGCACGGCCTTCTTGGAGTCTGTGCTTGGGGGCAGGTTGAAGCGCTCTGCTCTTTTTAGCAATCTCTAGAAGAGGGCGAGAACAATTCATGTTGATGGGAAGTCAATCGTCTCTGCTGCACAAAAGGTCTCCAAAGTGTCTTCAGGAAACGTGGAACGCAAAGGAAGGACTCCATTTGTCAGTGGTTTACATGTTGGTGGAGGTTAATTATGGTAAGAAACACTTGATTACTGGAGGTTGGAAAGAATTAGAAAGGCCAGACAATGTGTCAGGCAAATGTAAGAATGTTGGTCTATAAGACATTTCTTTCTAATTAAGTACTCTGAACAAAAGCCCTGCAGAATTAAGTAATCAAATACCGAAGATTCATCTTACTAAATGTTTTATACTGATGTGGAGAACACAACCAAGTGTGCTAAGGTAACGATCTAATGAGCGTGTGGCCTGtattttttaaaagtaaatACCTCATCAGCTGATGCAGAAAGGTTGATTTTAACAACTTGTTTCTTGGGTGGACTGCTgaaagaaataaatataaaataaaaactaaacattTTCACCAGTAAGAACATTTTTGTACCAGATGACTGTCTCCCCTCTACCACCTGCTATAAGATTTGAAACTAGTCAAAGCTTTCAGCACCATCTGCTGGTTAGAAACAATACTTAGCCTGCAATATTCTGTTAATACATCCGACTATATTCTACAGTGATTAAAAACTCAGACTTATTGCCGGTCAAATATTAAGGTGGTTTCAGAGTTCTTTGTACTCCTCCTCTAGGAGACTATAGCACAAAGATAGACTACCATCTTTTGTATGGAAATGAACGGTCGTAAACCTTTAAAGTGATTTTACTTTCCAGGTACAACCTTTAGAATGGACTTacatttcaggttcaggtaAAGATGGTTCAGGCACAGACACTTCCTCTTTTGGGAACGCCTCCTAAAACAAATTCAATCATCAATCACATATTTCCCAAATGATCCCATATGTTCTTCAGCACCATTAAAAGAAACATGGTTTCACTCATAAGATCAATAATTATCTGATGAATTTGACCAggccatttacatttacagaaaaattTCAATGCGTTTTAAAATAACATCCAGTAAGGATTTTAAAATATGTGCAAGATGACATTTATATGAGTGTGTATTACACtcacctctgactcctcctccaacacctcctcctcattcacctcctcctcctcctctgaaaATGGGGCAATTATCATTTAGATTCTAAATCACAGTTTGAAGACAGGTTTAGGACAAAGCGTTTCAACAGTTCTACGGGATTAACATGAAAAAATTCTGCTTCACAATTGAGGTGGGATTTACTCAGTAAGTGAAAGAAAACAGCAGACAACACCATGATgttaagtattttttttttagaaattatATCTTCACATGCTCCACTAACTAGTTCCAAGACATTTTAACTACTTATCACCTAGTGTCTTGGGTAAGGGGGTAAAAAAACAGCACAGTCCCTGGCCTCTctacaaaacacaaaaacatccaccctcacacatTAAGGAACACAAAAACCAAGAGAAATAACTATGAGACGCGTACCGTGTTCGTCCAGATACGCCTGCAGACGTGCGATCAGGTCACCTTTGTTCCCCTTCACCTCCAATCCCCTTAGTGCACATTCCTGCTTCAACTCGGCCAACTGCAAACAACATGGTCACGACGAGGGTGTTTCAAAATGCCGTTGAAGCACAATGTATAAAAAGGTCCTGACTGAATGAGGGACACATTGGGTCCCAATCTAAACATAAGCTGGTGTTGTGGATCTCCATCTTTATGGATAGAAGACCGTCCCTGTCGTCGCATGCCTGCATTTATTCACTATGGTAGCTAAATCGTCTGGTTAGACTCTAGGCCTGCTTATTGTTTAGGTCCTGGACGAAAGCCAAAAAGTGGTTTTCACTACGAAAGCCATTTTATGGGCTGTTTAATAGGTTTCCGACTTCTGATAAACAAACAAGTTCACTTGAATGGAATCGCACGACAGCAATGCTCAGTCTGGGGTTTAAAGGGGACATTTGGCACGTAATTAACCAATTTATTAACGTAAGTGGCAATAACACGCATGAAAGCTGAAAAGGTCCTGGCGTTCAGAGACGTTACCCAGACCGGTCTAGTTAGCTTAGACAAAACCGGCTACGCCTAGCTAAGCCAGGGCTGTTACTAGGCGTGTTGCTAGGCTTGTTTAAAGACGATAACACGGTCGGCTGGTGCCTGTTAGCTGGGGTCAGGGTTAGTTAGCCATGCTCAATCCATCGCTAACTCTGCATTGAACACTTGTGTGTTTAATAACGAGCTTTACTACAGAGAACTAGCGAGTACCTTTTCACAATTAACAACCGATGTCAGCGCACATGAAATGAAGCAGAcagtgtgctgtgttgtgtgctaaATGTGTTGCTAAAGTAGCTAACGAGCCCGTGAGTTTGGTTAGCTAGCCAGCGAGCTAACACTAAAGCCAGCATGAGGAGTGAAGCTCACTTTATTTCAGAGCCATCACACAATAATGGAAATGCTTCATATAATTCTATAAATTTAAGTAAGTGTTGATTAACCTGCAGATGAATCAATTAATATCGTCACTACCTTAAGTTTATGGAGCTCAACGACTTCTGCCATTTTCGCTGCTAACCTTCTTCTAAGCGTTTCCTTTTCCGTCTTTTCCTtctctgtgtaaactggtggTTTTGACCAAAATCACATCGCCACCTGTTGGCCGTCTGTAGGAACGTACGGGGAACCAGGTCGCCTGAACCGAACCCTCTTAATCTCGCGATATTTGGGCGAATAGAAAGTAGAGTTGGTACAAGCGGAGTTCATGATCCTGCCCTTATCTTTTCATGCAGATTTAGAAAGGACATAGAAACTAGTTAATTTTATGATGATGGTGGTCTGTTTTACATCTtggaatattttacattttatagtagttccctagggttagggttagagttagtctTTTATCTTATAATGTATTTGCCAATATGTAGTTACTTAAATCTTTATTAAATTTAAAACGTTTGTTTAGGTTTGTTCTCAATTCAGTCTTCAGTGCTTTGCGAGAAGTGCAAAACCTGAAACATTTTCTTTTACAAACTTAATCGCTGTAAAAGATCATACATAATCTCCTCCATTTATTCCCCAAACTTCTCCTCAACTCAGCAGAACATCCCAGCCATTGTGAATGAAAAACACTGCTGGCTTAAGATAcgttaaaaatacattttgcatGGATGAAAGTGTAACATTACAATCTCTTTTAACAGTAACCATATAAACATGTACAATTAATTGGCTATGTGGGTGGGATTTTAGCAGCAGAAAATGTAGGGTAGGGTCTCCCAAGGCAAATTGGTCCTAGGTGATGGGCCAGACAAAGAGTGATCCAAAAGCCCCTATGGAATTTAGAAATAACAGAACCCAGATACCCTTGCCCAGATCAGGGTTACTGGGGCCTCACCCTGGAGCCAGGTCTGGGGGAGGGGTTCCTTGGCGAGCACCTGGTGGCTGGGTTTCTACCCATGGGGCCCGGACAGGCACAGCCCGAAGGAGACACGTGGGTTCACTCTCCCATGGGCCTACCACCTGCcaacattctggagttttcccagtCTGAAGTGATCgtttctggaccgataccaatTGCATGTCggggcagtggtcactttaccagactgctggctcactacagcctgtgcacatcggaaggtaaaccTCACTGACAATTTCAAGCCATCCTGAGCTTTTTATACCTGATCAGCTACACCaaggctgggactcaaatgcttgtggataatctactgtgtggaatcactcacatgcggaaaTTGCACCCAACCACcagcagtaatgtcagtcacaggagctcaccatctcctgtcagagaatctgtccataGTCTCAGAGGTTAACTCCAGGAGATTGCTGAGGTTCTACAATACTacagtcttgtaggaactcatCTACTTCTCCTGCTCAGTGAATTCTCAgttctgacacactggaacccatggtCCTAGTCAGTGTTACATTCCAGttcttttaaatagccggtggcatggctctcagaatcgaaataaaaatgtaatcagcaGAAAACATAGTAGTACAAGACATTGTAACAAACTAAATTTGATCCCACTGAAAtggctagtaaaccccacctacTGTGTCCTccctgttcagaagtatagactGGCTAGtgaaccccacctcctgtgccTTCCCTGaatctgtttcagttgaaaaatgtgatgagtttgcaatatttttagggacaagattactagtataaggcaccAGAGcacaggttctgagctcattagtaaatgaagttctaacaactgggagaattcccgaatattcttaaaactgctGTGTTTAAACCACTTTTagagaacagaaatcttgatcccacaattctcaataattatcgacctatatctaaccttgcctttcttagcaaaatcattgaaaaagttgtgtcaatccagttgaatgattatgttaaagtaaatcaaataaatgacacttttcagtctggtttcagagctctccacagcactgaaactgcactagttaaggtagtaaatgaacTGAGATTGAAAAaagatgcaggcaaactcaGTCCTATTCCTGCTAGATTTAAGCAGCACGTTTGACactgttgatcatgaaatacttcttgatcaaCTACAGATCTGgataggccttagtggcttagacttagactggtttagattgtatctaactgggcgtgattactatgttgcattaggtacctcttcctccacacatcaaaaaataacttgttgcgtcccccaaggatcaattcttgggcctttACTGTttaacctatatatgcttccgttaccacatattattaacaaacatggtattagttatcatcaatatgcagatgacacactATACCTTTCtttagaacctaaagccctaaaatcaattagctcactgtttgactgcataggtgATATACAGCAGTGTTGATTTTGACAGCaaatttgatttagttttagtcttagtcttttgactaaaatctcatttagttttagtcataggagttgtttttagttttagtcgactaattatcattagaatttggttgactaattatcaaaataatttagttgactaaaatataaatggtgtatgTAATGTTGTTGCTACCCCTTTGATGGGGATTTCGGGTTTACGCACCCTAGAGGTTGGCCCAAGAGTGTGGGTTGGCAAATCTCAGGAAAGACTCCAGCGTATAGGTACCAAAAGGTGATTTATTGTGCGATGTgaaggaaacaaacaaaacactgtACAACACGAAATTAAACGGAAATATAAATATGTACACTATTCACAATTGGTGGCTCCAGCTACAACCAAACCAGTAAATGAAGTCAGCCGTGAGGCTATTATGGGTCATTCAACTACTACAAAGGCTGCTAGTAGTTATCTACATACCACAAGAGACTCTCCTGAATCAAATCTCCCGCGACACTTATACTCTAGGCTCCGCCCCGGGCAAAACCAGTGTATCGCCCTAGGGGTGTACATCCCCCCCAGCAATACTTTAATTAGTCTACCGTTAACCCCTGAAATGTCCTTTTGACTTGTCTTAGCGCTAATGAAAACTGTACAAAACATCACTTCAGAACTTTTCTTTTCTTACAGGACCTGTAACAAATACAAAGCATGGACCCCCCTTTCCTCTCAAACCAGTGGATCCTCCTGGCCCAGAGAAAAGGGACCTGGCACTCTTTTCACACCTGTCAACCCCACAAGATCTCCGGTCAacattgaatgaatgaatgttcaacttatatagcgcctttctaggtACTCAAgttcgctttacaatttttttaacacaggtacaactcttacactactattcacacaccggcgagaagcggcagccaattgcgcacagcgtactctctaccgggatcgaCAGCCctctgggggactgaatggggtgcaggaaggggagagaggacagaccctagtgacagagcaccatccaccactgggcatacaaacacattcatgcacagacactcagacaactgcttttattgaacacaaagacacactcagggagaatttgtcagggaatcagggagggccaatttacctaacctccatgtctttggactgtgggaggagaccggagaccctggaggaaacccatgcagacacagggagaacatggaaaccccactcagatagggacttgaacccaagagaggcaaacgtgctaaccaccaagccaccgtgttgccctaTAAAGCATTCTCCTCTGCACCTCTCAGACTGTGCACCAAAATCTCTATAGTCCCCTAGGACCACCACAAAGTGGGTGATGGGGTATGCTGGTCACCACATCAcagtgtaatagtcattatatacacttgcacaaaatgaaacatttattaaccagttacagaatattattgtttgtatgtgaaaTATATACTAAAacagatttccaaacaactttattgacctgaacttatagttattgagcataacaataataaaacattgataaccagtaggcccgctctacctaaaaaacatggagtttgttatgaacaatacatattacattctatataaaactgggtgccgtaaaacAGCAATGCCATTGCCTGCAGATGTCATTttatttgtcgtatttttcccgatatcatcgtcccacatggtgcacaccgtcttgtttttctcaaagtcaaatgaatctgaaggccaaacaatgtgttaagaatcTGTGCGTCACTTTtcataatgagctcagcttcaaatcacacatcatgactacatgcaagacagcttattttcaccttcgaaacatcacTAAGGTcagagatatgctctctcctgctgatagTGAAAATCTTGTctatgcatttatcacatcaaggctagattattgaatcgctgttctatctgctcttccaaagagctctatttctacagcaagttcagaacgctgctgcaagggtcctgacccgcaggagaaagagaaatcatattacacctgcactcctctcactgcactggttacctgtcagttttagaatagattttaaggttctggtGATGGTTTTAAAATGTCTCCATggccttgctcctctttacctcagtgaaatgatggttagatatgttccaatCAGGTAtcgcaggtcttcaaacagtaatctagtggtgattcctaaaagccgattaaagattggcgagggtgcttttagccactatggctcaaagctctggaactcttcCTGAAGAggtcagaggcatttcatccctgtacagcttcaagagtctcaaaaccttcctgtttagatttgcttttagttaagaaactcgaactctgttctaattattttaatagttttccctcttatttactttattacattattttatttagttacattttatgtctgttctattattttaatagttttgccatctttattacattattttgtctattatttaataatttgtcactttattactgtgacgggcagggagtgcgaaataaaaaggaagcgatcacgccaagtctcagggaaaaaggatggtttaatagaaatgtaatgaccagcggtcaactggtacaaaaacaagacatatatagacaaacaaatgaccctcaggtgagacggatcacgggctccgcccacctgagggacacacacaatgcaacaaaacaataacaacaacagccgctgtggatggaggcgaccggtaggggggcGCCTCAcggtgacagacccccccaccaagccgcactcccctccactgggtgtgtggcacacagcggctgcacacaaaacatgaaggggcaggaaggcagggacaggcaggaacacacaccctgcagtccaggagctgaaacacaaaacacaaaacattgattagctcacctccctgggcgggaccctggaccgactggtcCGTTaataacacaaaaccacaccccggtcggtcacagggccctcacgccttAACCaaccttcagccggtgagccccacaggtgtgaggatgaggagctacggctcctttCTCGTccctagtgtatgtgtgtgtgtgcaggttacctccccaaAGCATGGCTACTTCActtcctggacctacctcctcccggagctgacccctgccttctgctagggttcaccccagcctcctggggagtcaacctctcccggggcccctcatcgcaaggtggactcctccacccaacccaggagcgccagagaccgaggcccagagcacacacaaacacacacacacccaaccacacaccaacacaaaacacaaacgcgccccatcgacgccctccgtgcctcaccccgtggcacgggaccacagccggtccccccccaaacacacatttaaggggaggagcatgcgtgggaatacatttaacatttcacaaacacgcttggacaaaacacacacacaaagactagtCAAACAGAAAATAGTGCGCCAACAGTAAACGAACGGGACCGATACATGTGTGCTCTACATATACACaatggtgacgcgccgctcagagtcgcagtcgctctccacataaaacacacaacacacggggagcgaggcgactgTGACGAGCGgtgaccgcgtcacacacacgaaacactgAACATATaaccacgagcacgcacactgatcctccGGTCTGTTATCCATACACACAAGAGATTTCCCCAGGAAGATGCCCAGGTCCTCGCCATGcaacacacaaacgcacggcgGAACTTTCCCAACACAcaacggacatgaagagctCTCCCAGGGCTCTCCCTGGTCTTcgccatgccacacacacacacacaaaacacataagcacggTGGAGCTCtccacacaaaacaccacgcagacaaacacttaccacaagacatgaccacgaacgaaggagaaagaaaaggagactggcggcttccgaaagtggctggtcattctgtgatgggcagggagtgcgaaataaaaaggaagcggtcacgccaagtctcagggaaaaaggatggtttaatagaacaTCCTttcgcaaaccaaaaacccttgacatagatccaaatgaaggatataatgaccagcggtcaactggtacaaagacaagacatatatagacaaacaaacgaccctcaggtgagatggatcacagGCTCCACCCACCggagggacgcacacaacgcaacaaaacaacaacaacagcagccgctgtggacggaggcggccggtagggggccgcctcaccatgACAATTTCTTGAATTCAATCTTGAATTTCctttaatattttctttttgtcttcttatgTCTTTTTGCTGCtatccaccctgggccagcTACCTCCTTCCGGGTTGCAAGTGCGCTGTGTGCGTTGGCTGCCGCTTTGCTCCGGATAGCGTTTTTGCTCTGATTTTTAATTTAGAAGATATATAGTTTGTAGTCTCTGTAAATCTTACATAACGTAGCattgttttgtttaataaacGCATGTCTACCCAGCTTTCTGTGGATTAACGGAGCACTTTGGATCGTTTCTTTGTGGATCTCGGCTGTCTATTGCTACCCTGGACTACTTTCTGAACTGCTGTAATTCTCTCAGTGCTGTGAGTGTTATTCGCTGTGCTGTTACTCATACAGCTTTACACCTGCCTAACACGAGCTTTCCCTCTTCACCCCCCGCCCGGCACTAACCTGCTTCACACGAGTAAGCCTCATCTCTCTCGTTTGTTGTGGTGTATGTTCCTCTTATGTTTTGATGAGTAGGTATAACTGCTTTATCATGACATTACGGTGGTGGTGATTAGTAAGCTAACGTGATGTAAAAAACTTGGCGTTGTATTGGTCAGTATGAGTTTTATAAGCCGGCGTTTAGCATCTGTAGCTGCTCTGAGTGTCCTGGCTCTGATCGGAGTGGTTTATTGGGCTGTCAGTAACTCTGGAACGCTCCTACAATCCACTATGGCAATTACATATACTGCCAGTGCACTTTTGCAGTTTAAGGACAGGACATACCGGCTTCTTCCTGATGTGTTTCAACACTGTTTGCAGCTGGAAATAGTTTGTCGTCCTCGGTATATTCATCGAAGACTTCATAAAGTCTTAGATCAGTCTGATACAACTGGAAATCGGACTTCCCTCCCACTAAACATTGCACTATTTAATGCCCGATCTGTGGCTAATAAATCATTCGTGTTAAATGA containing:
- the sarnp gene encoding SAP domain-containing ribonucleoprotein isoform X2; the protein is MAEVVELHKLKLAELKQECALRGLEVKGNKGDLIARLQAYLDEHEEEEEVNEEEVLEEESEEAFPKEEVSVPEPSLPEPEIPPKKQVVKINLSASADERLLKRAERFNLPPSTDSKKAVRAARFGLPETASAASKGAALNTNVDVEVLKKRAARFGMNVSSVSKKVEEDEKLKKRKERFGIVTSAASVGADDAEVKKRKRAERFGIV
- the sarnp gene encoding SAP domain-containing ribonucleoprotein isoform X1; protein product: MAEVVELHKLKLAELKQECALRGLEVKGNKGDLIARLQAYLDEHEEEEEVNEEEVLEEESEEAFPKEEVSVPEPSLPEPEISPPKKQVVKINLSASADERLLKRAERFNLPPSTDSKKAVRAARFGLPETASAASKGAALNTNVDVEVLKKRAARFGMNVSSVSKKVEEDEKLKKRKERFGIVTSAASVGADDAEVKKRKRAERFGIV